TGACCAGATTGAGGCGATTTACAAAATTGTCCGCCATCTGCAAGCGAACCAACGGGGTGTCACATTGCATGGCAATCCAAGTAAACCTGCTAGTTTAACCGTGTCGGCAACTTAAGCAGGACTATTACTAACAAATTTTACTTGTTGAAAAGTAACGTAACCCGACTGTAATAGGTCGGGTTCCATTTATCATATTTTGGCTTTATTAGATATAGGTGTAAAAGATATTAATAATAGTGCGTTGTGACCTTGAAGAATTGGCGTTATAAGTACACTTGGATGAGCGATCGCCATCACCGAACTATACACAAGTTCAGACCTGCATCATCCCTCTATCCAAAAAGGGATTGTCAACCCCTAAAACCACCTTTCCCTTACGATATTTAACTAGCTAAAGCATTGCTTGAATAACTAGAATGTCCCGGCTGTGCAAAAATCTAGATTTATCCTCCTAAACCACATTAAAAGCCCGTTTTTATTAATAATAAACCGGGCTTTTAATGTTAATTTTTAGTTTGCTCCTAAAGGCTTCGCCTTTTATCCAGAAGGTAGAGTAGCGCAGCACTGCCCACCTTACCTGTAGAGACGCTGATGTATACCGTCTGGCTTATACAAGTAAGCTGGGGCAAGTCAGAACAAACACGTCCCTTGTACCTTCACCATCAGATAGGGGTTTAATCGGTGTAGTAAAGTGAAAGAATTCTCGGTCGTTAACAAGTAGTAATTCGCCCGGATTCAAGACTTTATTAAAAACGGGGCTATCCTTTTTAGATTTGTATAGATGCGTTTCCCCTCCTTGAATATTTGCTCTGTCAACCGAGAATATACCGATTAAATCAGTGCCATCTCTATGGATGCCTTCGGGCGCTGGATTTCCATAATTAGTCGGAGAACAGCTAGTTCTGATCTGATGAACTCCTATCTCGCTTCCTTCCGAGTTAAGTTGGCAGTAATCAATAAAGGCAAAGATAAGTTTTTTAAAAGCTTTAAGCTCTATCATTGCCTCGTCTAGTTCGGCAAACTCTCTTCTTATGTCACCCACTAAAGGATTGTAGTGTTTGCTTTGGAACAAGTAGCCATGAGGTAGTTTTATTAACTCATCCGCTGCGACTTTGAACCGAGATAATCGCCTAGTGCGGTAGTTGCCTTTTATATAAGGATCTACAGGAAGATCCCTAAAGAATGGCTCGAATCCCTCTAACTCGACGGACTCGACTTGATGTAAAGCAAACATCATGGCATAATCTAAG
The sequence above is a segment of the Microcoleus sp. FACHB-831 genome. Coding sequences within it:
- a CDS encoding 2OG-Fe dioxygenase family protein; the protein is MQTLLGSTNLDYAMMFALHQVESVELEGFEPFFRDLPVDPYIKGNYRTRRLSRFKVAADELIKLPHGYLFQSKHYNPLVGDIRREFAELDEAMIELKAFKKLIFAFIDYCQLNSEGSEIGVHQIRTSCSPTNYGNPAPEGIHRDGTDLIGIFSVDRANIQGGETHLYKSKKDSPVFNKVLNPGELLLVNDREFFHFTTPIKPLSDGEGTRDVFVLTCPSLLV